In Lolium perenne isolate Kyuss_39 chromosome 5, Kyuss_2.0, whole genome shotgun sequence, the sequence CAGAACTAGATCAGGGCGACGCAGAGAGGCAGGCCGGGATGGAgaacggcagcggcggcggcggggaggcgGTTCCAAACGGAGGAGGAGCCAAGAACGGGAAGGCGGTGCAGGCGTTTGAGCGGTGCTCCGGACAGGTGCAGGGCATCCTAGAGCACAACCGGGTGCTGATCCAGGAGATCAAGCAGAACCAGGAGTCCGGCGAGGACAGCGACCTGAACCGCAACGTGGCCCTCATCCGCGAGCTCAACAGCAACATCGCACGCATCGGCAGCCTCTACTCCGACCTCTCGGCCGCCTTCGCCAAGGGCACCCCCGCTGCCAGGGCCGCCGACGCCGCCAAGGGGTACAATAAGCGGTCGCGCCCACCCCAGTAGAAGATCTTCTAGATGAACCATCCGTCCATGCCGGCAGCAACCCCGTTTGCTTTCTCTCTTCAGTTTAGAGCCGGTCCCCATTTGATGAATCTTCTTCTGCTTAGTTTTTCATGTGTCGTTATTTCAGCGTCGAGAGCTGAGACATGGCTTCCCCATGGACAGCTTCTTGTCACACAAGAGTGTCAAACAAAGATGCAGGCAGCAGCAGTGTGCGACTGTATCGGTCTGTACTCCTatgtgtgttcgtactgatggctCTGTACTCCTatgtgtgttcgtactgatggctTACTGCC encodes:
- the LOC127301260 gene encoding protein ELF4-LIKE 3-like; this translates as MENGSGGGGEAVPNGGGAKNGKAVQAFERCSGQVQGILEHNRVLIQEIKQNQESGEDSDLNRNVALIRELNSNIARIGSLYSDLSAAFAKGTPAARAADAAKGYNKRSRPPQ